AGTGGATTAAATATGATTTATTTCTTTGTTCCTATATTTGGGACAATTATAGGATCAATCATGTCTTTTTATATTTATACGTATATTAAAAAATTGAATTTTTTATGAATAATTAATTTCAAAAAATACAGATTCATTCCATAATAGAAATTATGGTTAATATTTTTAAAAAACGATGCAAAGTTAATGCCGCTGAACCTATTAAAAAACCATCAATTTCAGTAATACTACATAATTCTTTAATATTATTTTCGTCTACAGAACCACCATATTGAATCAAAAATTCCTTCTCATTTACATTTTGATTTTTTATAATATAATTTTTTATAAAAGAACATGTATTTTTTATAAAACAAAGTGATGGAATTTGTCCTGATCCAATAGCCCAAATAGGTTCATAAGCTATAATTGTATTACAAAAAGCTTTTTTACCTAACAAATGAAAAATAACATCTATTTGATTCTTACATATTTGTTGTGTCATACCAGAATTGTAATCTTCTTTAGTTTCTCCAATACATAATATTGGAATTAGTTTAGCATCCTTTATAATTTTAAATTTTTTTGCAATTAATAAATCATTCTCTTTATGATATAATTTTCTTTCAGAATGTCCAATAATAATATATTCAACATGTACGTCTTTCAACATATCAATTGAAATTTCTCCAGTAAAAGCCCCGTTTAAATGTACATCAACGTTTTGTGCTCCTACTATAATGTTTGTATTCATAACAATGTTGTGTGTTTGATGTAAATATGTAAAAGGGGGAAAAATAATTAATTTTGACGCTATTTTATGTATTTTTACAAAATCAACTATAGGTTTTAATAAACTTTGGAGTAAAGCTGTACTTCCGTTAAGTTTCCAGTTAGCTGCAATTATTTTTTTGGTCATGATCATATCTCGTATAAAAGACAACTAAGTTACTAATTAAATATTGTAAGTTAGTAACTTAGTATTAAGTTTCGTAATTTATAATTATTAAATTATATCTGTAATAATTTCAAAATTTTAAGCCTATAAAATTTTGAAAATATAATTTTTTTTACATATGTCGAATTAAAAAATTGTCTTCAGCACATCTTAACTAAATAAAAAATAAAAAATTAAATATGCTAATTGGAATTTTAATAAAAACAATAATATTTTGCGTACTTACTATAAAAAACTTAAATTACATTATAAATAATATAAATGTACTTAATTAAAATTATAAAAATATTTCGTTAATCTACATTTTTGCAGCTTTGAATGCTTCAGTCATAGCATTTGAAAAATCTTTTTCATCTTTCTTTTTATCTTGTTTTTCAATACCTTCTTTTTTATTTAAACATTCGGATATTATAGCAGACAAAAAAATAGTTTTATTTTTTCGATCTATACTATTTATTTTTACATCTACTTGTTTCTCAATAATGAAGTTTTTAAAAACCGATGAAATATTAGTGTCTACAAAAGGTAGTTCTGGTATTTTTATATATCCTTCAATAAATTCAGCTAGTTGAATGACAATAATTTTATCATCTATTTTTTTAACAATTCCAGATACTATCTGCCCTTTTTTATGATCAGAAATATATTGAACAAATGGATCTTCTTCTAATTGTTTGATACCTAAAGAAATACGTTCTCTTTCAGGGTCAACTTGTAATACTATCACTGAAATTTCATCACCTTTTTTATATTTTTTGACTGCTTCTTCTCCTGATAATATCCAAGATATATCAGATAAATGTACTAATCCATCAATCCCACCATGTAATCCAATAAAAATTCCAAAATCAGTAATAGATTTTATTTTTCCTTGTACACGATTTCCCTTACTGTTTAATTTTGAAAACTCTTTCCATGGATTAATTTTACATTGTTTTAACCCCAAAGAAATACGCCTTTTTTCTTCATCAATATCTAATACCATTACTTCTACAATAAGATTGACATGTACTACTTTAGAAGGATGAATATTTTTATTAGTCCAATCCATTTCTGATACGTGAACTAAACCCTCCACCCCTTCTTCGATTTCTACAAAACATCCATAATCTGTTAAATTTGTGACTTTTCCAGTTAATTTCGAACCTTCAGGATATCTTTTTGAAATGTTTGTCCATGGATCTTCACCTAATTGCTTTAATCCTAACGAAACTCGCGTTTTTTCTCGGTCAAACTTTAGTATTTTTACCTTTATTTCATCACCTATATTAACAATTTCACTAGGATGTTTTACTCTTTTCCATGCCATATCTGTAATATGCAGTAGTCCATCTACTCCACCTAAATCTACAAAAGCACCATAATCAGTAAGATTTTTTACTATCCCTTTAGATTCCATACCTTCTTGCAACGTTTCAAGCAATAAATTACGTTCTATGTTATTTTCTGATTCAATTACTGCTCTACGAGATACAACAACATTATTACGTTTTTTATCTAATTTAATAACTTTAAACTCTAATTCTTTTCCTTCTAGATGATTAGTTTCTCGAATAGGACGAACATCTACTAGAGAACCAGGCAAAAATGCTCGAATTTCATCTAATTCTACAGTAAAACCTCCTTTTACTTTTCCATTAATTACCCCAAGAACTATGTTAGAATCTTTGTACGCTTTTTCTAAAGTTAACCATGCTTCATGACGCTTAGCTTTTTCACGAGACAATAATGTTTCTCCAAATCCATCTTCAATGGCATCTAGAGCAACATCAACTTGATCTCCTATTTTAATTTCTATATCGCCTTTAACGTTTTTAAATTGTTCTATAGGAATAGTAGATTCAGATTTTAATCCAGCATCAACTAATAC
Above is a genomic segment from Buchnera aphidicola (Meitanaphis flavogallis) containing:
- the tpiA gene encoding triose-phosphate isomerase yields the protein MTKKIIAANWKLNGSTALLQSLLKPIVDFVKIHKIASKLIIFPPFTYLHQTHNIVMNTNIIVGAQNVDVHLNGAFTGEISIDMLKDVHVEYIIIGHSERKLYHKENDLLIAKKFKIIKDAKLIPILCIGETKEDYNSGMTQQICKNQIDVIFHLLGKKAFCNTIIAYEPIWAIGSGQIPSLCFIKNTCSFIKNYIIKNQNVNEKEFLIQYGGSVDENNIKELCSITEIDGFLIGSAALTLHRFLKILTIISIME
- the rpsA gene encoding 30S ribosomal protein S1, producing MTESFSQLFKESLKTIETKPGSIIQGIIIDINKDTVLVDAGLKSESTIPIEQFKNVKGDIEIKIGDQVDVALDAIEDGFGETLLSREKAKRHEAWLTLEKAYKDSNIVLGVINGKVKGGFTVELDEIRAFLPGSLVDVRPIRETNHLEGKELEFKVIKLDKKRNNVVVSRRAVIESENNIERNLLLETLQEGMESKGIVKNLTDYGAFVDLGGVDGLLHITDMAWKRVKHPSEIVNIGDEIKVKILKFDREKTRVSLGLKQLGEDPWTNISKRYPEGSKLTGKVTNLTDYGCFVEIEEGVEGLVHVSEMDWTNKNIHPSKVVHVNLIVEVMVLDIDEEKRRISLGLKQCKINPWKEFSKLNSKGNRVQGKIKSITDFGIFIGLHGGIDGLVHLSDISWILSGEEAVKKYKKGDEISVIVLQVDPERERISLGIKQLEEDPFVQYISDHKKGQIVSGIVKKIDDKIIVIQLAEFIEGYIKIPELPFVDTNISSVFKNFIIEKQVDVKINSIDRKNKTIFLSAIISECLNKKEGIEKQDKKKDEKDFSNAMTEAFKAAKM